One window from the genome of Hydractinia symbiolongicarpus strain clone_291-10 chromosome 1, HSymV2.1, whole genome shotgun sequence encodes:
- the LOC130640511 gene encoding phosphatidylinositol 3-kinase catalytic subunit type 3-like isoform X2, producing MQQFHQVSLLGGMHLQSPSPHGSYKYGVPSDPKLAQTAPHFQKFKMASGVVNEVQDKFRYVHSCDVDAFLQIKIGTLEGRKNLENYQELLNDPQLKYSGLHQSWNEWVQLPIKYQDLPRHAELGITIWDVYDCKRCMTVGGTTVSLFGKYGTLRQGIHDLRVWPGKVANGDDKTPGKVSKGAADEMSKLAKLSKKHHKGKIMKVDWLDRLTFREIEMVNEKEKRNSPFFYLMIEFPRTVFNGVEHSIVYFEKDADEIEYVQVYPEIVTVPDPEISLENLVESKHHRLTRSIRSGTMSRELKPNAAKRDLLTAIISYPPSAHLTSEEKDLIWHFRFYLTSQKKALTKFLKCVNWNHSQETKQAIDVLHKWDPIDAVDALELLTPQFTNRTVRQYAVSRLKQSSDEDLLLYLLQLVQALRYDVEPTDTEKQTDSSTDNSDLSESGGNNTGKSEDEILDGGNIDEQVTSENENEEDAAKESSSDNVFQSNTRSAVKKDSGSDLASFLVVRACTNDKIANFFYWYLFVECKDARDKKVTDMYYNIMRRFSKALLNGNHDCRRRRSMLGREQKFLDKITELVKQIQQFSGNRKKKIEKLQQLLDTPEYVSFEPLPLPLDPDIKVKGIIPHKASIFKSALMPMKLTFRTIQNKDYVAIFKNGDDLRQDQLVLQMISLMDKLLMREKLDLKLTPYNVLATSISQGLVQFIDSQAVAQILRDETSIQNFFRKYSPMEGAPYGIQPETMDCYVKSCAGYCVITYLLGVGDRHLDNLLLTKSGNLFHIDFGYILGRDPKPFPPPMKLSKEMVEGMGGTTSDYYQQFRKLCFTAFLHLRRYANLFLNLFSLMVDASVPDIALEPDKTVKKVQDKFRLDLTDEEAVQYLQGLIDESVSAVFASLAEQIHKFAQYWRR from the exons ATGCAACAATTTCACCAGGTTAGTCTGTTAGGAGGTATGCATCTTCAAAGTCCCTCGCCCCATGGATCGTATAAATACGGCGTCCCATCGGATCCGAAATTAGCGCAGACGGCACCtcattttcaaaaattcaagATGGCTTCTGGAGTGGTTAACGAAGTGCAAGATAAATTTCGTTATGTTCACAGCTGTGACGTTGAtgcatttttgcaaataaaaat tgGGACTCTTGAGGGACGAAAGAATTTGGAGAACTATCAGGAGCTTCTAAACGACCCTCAATTAAAATATTCTGGTCTCCATCaaag ttgGAACGAATGGGTTCAATTACCAATAAAATATCAAGATCTACCCCGCCATGCTGAG CTTGGAATAACCATTTGGGATGTGTATGATTGCAAACGATGCATGACTGTTGGAGGTACAACAGTTTCTCTGTTTGGAAAATATGG AACATTACGTCAGGGAATACATGACTTGAGGGTGTGGCCTGGAAAGGTTGCCAACGGGGATGACAAGACTCCAGGCAAAGTGAGCAAAGGGGCTGCAGATGAAATGAGCAAACTAGCTAAG TTAAGTAAAAAGCATCATAAAGGCAAAATTATGAAAGTGGATTGGTTAGATCGTTTGACATTCCGTGAAATTGAAATGGTCAACgag aaagagaaaagaaattcaccatttttttatttaatgattGAATTTCCCCGAACTGTCTTCAATGGAGTTGAACATTCAATTGTGTACTTTGAGAAG GATGCTGATGAGATTGAGTATGTGCAAGTTTATCCAGAAATAGTAACTGTCCCCGATCCTGAGATATCACTGGAAAATTTAGTTGAAAGTAAGCACCACCGTCTTACTAGAAGTATACGAAGTGGGACAATGTCGCGTGAGCTTAAGCCAAATGCTGCAAAAAGAGATCTTTTAACT GCAATTATCTCCTACCCACCATCTGCTCATCTGACATCTGAAGAGAAAGATCTGATATGGCATTTTCGATTTTATCTCACCAGTCAAAAAAAG gcactgaccaaatttttaaaatgtgtaaattgGAATCATTCTCAAGAGACCAAGCag GCAATCGACGTTCTCCATAAATGGGACCCAATCGATGCAGTCGATGCATTAGAGTTGTTGACGCCACAATTTACAAATCGCACAGTTCGCCAATATGCAGTGTCACGATTGAAACAATCATCTGATGAG GATTTATTGTTGTATTTGTTGCAATTGGTGCAAGCATTGCGGTATGATGTTGAGCCTACTGATACTGAGAAACAAACAGACTCATCAACTGATAATTCAGACTTGAGTGAATCTGGTGGAAATAACACTGGAAAATCAGAAGATGAGATCTTAG ATGGTGGCAACATTGACGAACAAGTTACAAGTGAAAATGAAAACGAAGAAGATGCAGCAAAGGAAAGCTCATCGGATAATGTGTTTCAATCCAATACTAGAAGTGCAGTGAAAAAGGATAGT GGATCCGATCTAGCGTCTTTCCTAGTTGTTAGAGCTTGCACCAATGATAAAATCGCGAATTTCTTTTACTG GTATCTCTTTGTTGAGTGTAAAGATGCAAGAGATAAAAAAGTGACAGACATGTATTACAATATAATGAGAAGATTCAGTAAAGCACTTCTTAAT GGAAATCACGACTGTCGGAGACGGCGAAGCATGTTAGGAAGAGAACAGAAATTTCTTGATAAAATAACAGAGCTTGTAAAACAAATACAACAGTTTAGTGGCAACAGGAAGAAAAAG atTGAAAAGCTTCAACAGTTACTTGATACACCAGAATATGTGAGCTTCGAACCTTTACCCTTACCTCTTGATCCTGATATCAAAGTGAAGGGCATCATCCCAC ATAAGGCCAGCATATTTAAATCAGCCTTGATGCCTATGAAGCTGACATTTAGAACGATACAGAATAAAGATTATGTG gcgatttttaaaaatggtgatgATTTGAGACAGGATCAACTTGTCCTTCAAATGATTTCATTAATGGATAAG TTACTGATGCGTGAAAAATTGGATTTGAAGCTAACGCCGTATAACGTGCTTGCCACCAGTATTAGTCAAG GTTTAGTTCAATTTATTGATTCACAAGCAGTTGCGCAAATTTTACGAGATGAGACAAGCATTCAG AACTTCTTTCGCAAGTACTCGCCAATGGAAGGGGCTCCGTATGGTATCCAACCTGAAACCATGGATTGTTACGTGAAAAGCTGTG cggGTTATTGTGTGATTACGTATTTGCTTGGCGTTGGTGACCGACATTTGGATAACTTATTATTGACCAAAAgtg GTAATTTGTTTCATATCGATTTTGGTTATATTCTTGGTCGCGATCCGAAACCATTTCCACCACCGATGAAATTAAGTAAAGAGATG GTGGAAGGCATGGGTGGTACTACAAGTGACTATTACCAACAATTTCGTAAACTATGTTTCACAGCGTTTCTTCATTTGAGAAG
- the LOC130640511 gene encoding phosphatidylinositol 3-kinase catalytic subunit type 3-like isoform X1, whose translation MQQFHQVSLLGGMHLQSPSPHGSYKYGVPSDPKLAQTAPHFQKFKMASGVVNEVQDKFRYVHSCDVDAFLQIKIGTLEGRKNLENYQELLNDPQLKYSGLHQSSCPDLFATITVYHDGKPMFMPVRTMYKSFNTRWNWNEWVQLPIKYQDLPRHAELGITIWDVYDCKRCMTVGGTTVSLFGKYGTLRQGIHDLRVWPGKVANGDDKTPGKVSKGAADEMSKLAKLSKKHHKGKIMKVDWLDRLTFREIEMVNEKEKRNSPFFYLMIEFPRTVFNGVEHSIVYFEKDADEIEYVQVYPEIVTVPDPEISLENLVESKHHRLTRSIRSGTMSRELKPNAAKRDLLTAIISYPPSAHLTSEEKDLIWHFRFYLTSQKKALTKFLKCVNWNHSQETKQAIDVLHKWDPIDAVDALELLTPQFTNRTVRQYAVSRLKQSSDEDLLLYLLQLVQALRYDVEPTDTEKQTDSSTDNSDLSESGGNNTGKSEDEILDGGNIDEQVTSENENEEDAAKESSSDNVFQSNTRSAVKKDSGSDLASFLVVRACTNDKIANFFYWYLFVECKDARDKKVTDMYYNIMRRFSKALLNGNHDCRRRRSMLGREQKFLDKITELVKQIQQFSGNRKKKIEKLQQLLDTPEYVSFEPLPLPLDPDIKVKGIIPHKASIFKSALMPMKLTFRTIQNKDYVAIFKNGDDLRQDQLVLQMISLMDKLLMREKLDLKLTPYNVLATSISQGLVQFIDSQAVAQILRDETSIQNFFRKYSPMEGAPYGIQPETMDCYVKSCAGYCVITYLLGVGDRHLDNLLLTKSGNLFHIDFGYILGRDPKPFPPPMKLSKEMVEGMGGTTSDYYQQFRKLCFTAFLHLRRYANLFLNLFSLMVDASVPDIALEPDKTVKKVQDKFRLDLTDEEAVQYLQGLIDESVSAVFASLAEQIHKFAQYWRR comes from the exons ATGCAACAATTTCACCAGGTTAGTCTGTTAGGAGGTATGCATCTTCAAAGTCCCTCGCCCCATGGATCGTATAAATACGGCGTCCCATCGGATCCGAAATTAGCGCAGACGGCACCtcattttcaaaaattcaagATGGCTTCTGGAGTGGTTAACGAAGTGCAAGATAAATTTCGTTATGTTCACAGCTGTGACGTTGAtgcatttttgcaaataaaaat tgGGACTCTTGAGGGACGAAAGAATTTGGAGAACTATCAGGAGCTTCTAAACGACCCTCAATTAAAATATTCTGGTCTCCATCaaag CTCATGTCCAGATCTGTTTGCCACTATAACTGTTTATCATGATGGAAAACCCATGTTTATGCCTGTTCGTACGATGTACAAGTCTTTCAACACAAGATGGAA ttgGAACGAATGGGTTCAATTACCAATAAAATATCAAGATCTACCCCGCCATGCTGAG CTTGGAATAACCATTTGGGATGTGTATGATTGCAAACGATGCATGACTGTTGGAGGTACAACAGTTTCTCTGTTTGGAAAATATGG AACATTACGTCAGGGAATACATGACTTGAGGGTGTGGCCTGGAAAGGTTGCCAACGGGGATGACAAGACTCCAGGCAAAGTGAGCAAAGGGGCTGCAGATGAAATGAGCAAACTAGCTAAG TTAAGTAAAAAGCATCATAAAGGCAAAATTATGAAAGTGGATTGGTTAGATCGTTTGACATTCCGTGAAATTGAAATGGTCAACgag aaagagaaaagaaattcaccatttttttatttaatgattGAATTTCCCCGAACTGTCTTCAATGGAGTTGAACATTCAATTGTGTACTTTGAGAAG GATGCTGATGAGATTGAGTATGTGCAAGTTTATCCAGAAATAGTAACTGTCCCCGATCCTGAGATATCACTGGAAAATTTAGTTGAAAGTAAGCACCACCGTCTTACTAGAAGTATACGAAGTGGGACAATGTCGCGTGAGCTTAAGCCAAATGCTGCAAAAAGAGATCTTTTAACT GCAATTATCTCCTACCCACCATCTGCTCATCTGACATCTGAAGAGAAAGATCTGATATGGCATTTTCGATTTTATCTCACCAGTCAAAAAAAG gcactgaccaaatttttaaaatgtgtaaattgGAATCATTCTCAAGAGACCAAGCag GCAATCGACGTTCTCCATAAATGGGACCCAATCGATGCAGTCGATGCATTAGAGTTGTTGACGCCACAATTTACAAATCGCACAGTTCGCCAATATGCAGTGTCACGATTGAAACAATCATCTGATGAG GATTTATTGTTGTATTTGTTGCAATTGGTGCAAGCATTGCGGTATGATGTTGAGCCTACTGATACTGAGAAACAAACAGACTCATCAACTGATAATTCAGACTTGAGTGAATCTGGTGGAAATAACACTGGAAAATCAGAAGATGAGATCTTAG ATGGTGGCAACATTGACGAACAAGTTACAAGTGAAAATGAAAACGAAGAAGATGCAGCAAAGGAAAGCTCATCGGATAATGTGTTTCAATCCAATACTAGAAGTGCAGTGAAAAAGGATAGT GGATCCGATCTAGCGTCTTTCCTAGTTGTTAGAGCTTGCACCAATGATAAAATCGCGAATTTCTTTTACTG GTATCTCTTTGTTGAGTGTAAAGATGCAAGAGATAAAAAAGTGACAGACATGTATTACAATATAATGAGAAGATTCAGTAAAGCACTTCTTAAT GGAAATCACGACTGTCGGAGACGGCGAAGCATGTTAGGAAGAGAACAGAAATTTCTTGATAAAATAACAGAGCTTGTAAAACAAATACAACAGTTTAGTGGCAACAGGAAGAAAAAG atTGAAAAGCTTCAACAGTTACTTGATACACCAGAATATGTGAGCTTCGAACCTTTACCCTTACCTCTTGATCCTGATATCAAAGTGAAGGGCATCATCCCAC ATAAGGCCAGCATATTTAAATCAGCCTTGATGCCTATGAAGCTGACATTTAGAACGATACAGAATAAAGATTATGTG gcgatttttaaaaatggtgatgATTTGAGACAGGATCAACTTGTCCTTCAAATGATTTCATTAATGGATAAG TTACTGATGCGTGAAAAATTGGATTTGAAGCTAACGCCGTATAACGTGCTTGCCACCAGTATTAGTCAAG GTTTAGTTCAATTTATTGATTCACAAGCAGTTGCGCAAATTTTACGAGATGAGACAAGCATTCAG AACTTCTTTCGCAAGTACTCGCCAATGGAAGGGGCTCCGTATGGTATCCAACCTGAAACCATGGATTGTTACGTGAAAAGCTGTG cggGTTATTGTGTGATTACGTATTTGCTTGGCGTTGGTGACCGACATTTGGATAACTTATTATTGACCAAAAgtg GTAATTTGTTTCATATCGATTTTGGTTATATTCTTGGTCGCGATCCGAAACCATTTCCACCACCGATGAAATTAAGTAAAGAGATG GTGGAAGGCATGGGTGGTACTACAAGTGACTATTACCAACAATTTCGTAAACTATGTTTCACAGCGTTTCTTCATTTGAGAAG